DNA from Candidatus Methylomirabilota bacterium:
GATCTTCTTCTTCCTGGTCCGGGCCGGCCGCGAGGTGGCGGCCGGGGAGATCCAGGCCGAGCTGGAGATCCCCGGGCCGACGCTCTCGCACCATCTCGACCTGCTCCGCCGCGCCGGCCTCGTCGTGAGCCGGCGGCAGGAGCGCTTCGTCTACTACTCGGTACGCTCGGAGACGGTGAGCGAGCTGGTGCGCCTGCTCACCGCTTGTTGCTAATCCCAGGAGGCTGACAT
Protein-coding regions in this window:
- a CDS encoding metalloregulator ArsR/SmtB family transcription factor, whose translation is MNLSVPPRSPAGRLPLARLQAREQHVEAFKALAHLSRLQIFFFLVRAGREVAAGEIQAELEIPGPTLSHHLDLLRRAGLVVSRRQERFVYYSVRSETVSELVRLLTACC